Below is a genomic region from Elusimicrobiota bacterium.
AGGCCAGGCCACCGCGCGGGCCAGGAACAGGGCCGTGGCCTGCTCCGGCTTGAAGACCGCCACGAGGATAGCGACGGGCACCAGCGGCACGAGCATCACCAGCGGCCAGCGCCAGGTGAAGGACCACCAGAGGCGCAGGGCGTGCTTCCAGCCCGGCGCCTCTATGGTGGAGTTGCCCACGGCGGCCTCAGGCCGCCGTGAGGACCTTGCGTCCCGCCTTGGAGGGAGCCTTGCCCAGCAGCTCCTCGCGCAGGGCTTCGGCCTTGTCCGTCTTCTCCCACTCGAACCCCTTCTCCTCGCGGCCGAAGTGGCCGAAGGCGGCTGTGGCCCGGTAGATGGGCCGGCGCAGCTTGAGGGACTCGATGATGCCGCGCGGGGTCAGCGCGAAATGCTTGCGCACCGCGGCCTCGATGCGGCTCTCGTCGACCTGGCCCGTGCCGTGGGTGTTGAAGTACACTCCCACCGGCTCGGCCACGCCGATGGCGTAGGCCAGCTGCACCGTGCATTCGTCAGCCAAGCCGGCGGCCACGACGTTCTTGGCGATGTGGCGGGCCATGTAGCAGGCGGAGCGGTCCACCTTCGTCGGGTCCTTGCCGGAGAAGGCGCCGCCGCCGTGCGGGGCGCGGCCGCCGTAGGTGTCCACGATGATCTTGCGGCCGGTCACGCCGGTGTCGGAGACCGGGCCGCCCACGACGAACTTGCCCGTGGGGTTGATGAGGATCTTGGTGTCCTTGTCCATGAGGCGCTTGCCCAGGACCGGCTTGATGATGGCCTCTGTGATCTCGGCGCGGGCCTTGTCCGTGATCTGCTTGCCGGAGCGGTCCAGGATCTCGGTGGTGTGCTGGGTGGAGACGACCACGGTGTCCACGCGCAGGGCGCGGCCGTCCACGTACTCCACGGTCACCTGGGACTTGCCGTCCGGCCCGAGGTACTTGAGGCCGTTGGCGCGGCGCACGTCGGAGAGCTTGCGGCAGAGCTTATGGGCCAGCATGATGGGCAGGGGCATGAACTCGGGCGTCTCCCGGCAGGCGTAGCCGAACATGATGCCCTGGTCGCCGGCTCCGCCGGTGTCAACGCCCTGGGCGATGTCCGGGGACTGGCGGCCGATGCAGTTCATGACGCCGCAGGTCGCGGCCTCGAAGCCGTACTTGTGATGGTCGTAGCCGATCTCCTCGATGACCTGGCGGGCCAGCGCGTCGACGTTCACGAAGGTCTTGGTGGTGATCTCGCCGCCCACGATGACCATGCCGCGCGTGATGAAGCTCTCGCAGGCCACGCGCCCGGTCGGGTCGTCCTTCATGACCGCGTCGAGGACGCCGTCGGATATCTGGTCGCAGACCTTGTCCGGGTGGCCTTCGGTGACCGACTCCGAGGTGAAAAAGTACTTGCCGTTGTCGCGCTGCATGCTTCCTCCTGCCGTGGATTATCGACGGCTCGCGGCCGCCTGGGAGATAAGATGATAGGAAATATCCCGCCTGCGACTCAATCCCGCGGTGGACTCGTGGTCCTTGACAAGACCGGGCCCAGGCCCTATCCTTAGTAGTGCCGGAGGCATCCCATGACCCCTCGCCCCCGCGTGTGCGCCGTCCTTTGCCTGGCCCTGCTGGCGGCCTGGCCGGTGGTGTCCGCCCGCTCGGCCGCCGCCCCGTCCGAGACCGGCGCCAGCCCCCTGACCGAGGACGAACGGAAGTCCTTCTCCCTGTTGGGCCTGAGCGTCGACAAGCTGGCCGCGCCGGACCTCGCCCGGTACCGGGCGCCGTTCGATTTCCACAAGGAATCCCTCAACGACGAGGAGAAGGACGGCCTGCTCTACGCCGGCAACCGCTTCGACGAGGACACCGGGCACATCCTCTCTCTCCAGAGCAAGCAGCCCCTCACGGTCCTGGATATCGAGGTCTCCCGCCGGAACACCCTCCTCGGCCAGAAGGACGCCATCCTGGCCAAGCTCTCCCTGCTGCTCTCCCAGCAGGAACCCGGCAAACCCCTCTCCCCCCAGGCCCAGACCCAGGTCAAAGCCCTGGTCGACGCCTATCCCGGCGCCCTGCCGCCCAGCCTGGTCAAGACCCTGACCACGCCCGGGCTGAGCGCCTCCTCGCTGCATGCGGACGCGGCGCAGGCCTACGAAGCCTCCACCCGCTTCTTCGACGGCCAGAACACCCTCAAGGATTGGGTCGGCAACGCACTGCCCGTCAAGGCCGAGCCCACCTCGGCCTACGCCGCCAAGGTCTACTTCGACGACACGGAGAAGAGGCTGGGCCAGACCCTGCGCGCCTCGGTGGCCGACGAGCTCATGAAGAACCCCGTGGGCCGGGAGCTCCTGGACCATTTCCGGGACCGCAAGGGCGAGCTGGACCTGCCCCACTTCCTCATCCTCAGGATCGACCCCAAGGCCATGGCCGTCTACAGCAGCTCCAACAAATCCGTGGTCTTCAACCAGCGGATCATCGAGGACGCCCTGATGGACGGCGTGCCGGCGAAAGACCAGCCCAAGCTGCGCCGGGAGCTCGCCGACTCCAAGAAGTTCGCGGCCTACCTGCTGGCTCATCCCGAGGCCTTCCAGAAGGCGGTCGCGGCCAACGGAACCACCTTCCTCCATGAACTCACCCACGCCTGGCAGGACCGGCGCGAAGGACTCATGGGCGAGGGCGACCGCGGCAACGTCCCGGGCGTGAACGCGATCGAGAACGAGCACGAGGCCTTCCTCATGGAGGTCCGCTGGCTCCACGCCCGGCTGCTGGCCGATCCGAAGTCCGCGGCCAAGGACGAGATGCTCGACAGCTACCGCCAGTTCCTGGCCAACCCCGACCTCTGGCGCAACGACATCACCCAGCGCTACCTGGCCAACTGGCCCCAGTCCTCGGCCGATTTTCCCACGGCCCTGCAGCTGCAGGAGCAGCGCGTGGGCGTGGCCCGCAAGTTCATGGGCGAGGGGCTCCACCAGCGCCTGGTCCAGGCCATCAAGCTGCTGGGCTACCAGCGCGGCACCGAGGAGATGAAGAAGTCCGAGTCCGCCGCGCGCAAGCGGGTCGCGGAGTTCGACAAGACCGTGTACCCGCAGATGCGCCAGGAGGGGATGCGGGGACTGGCCGAGCTCTTCTTGTCTTTGGCCCGGGAGGCCGAGGACGCCGACGACCGGAAGGAAGCCTTGAAGCAGGCCGAGGGCTACGCCCAGGAGCTCAACGATAAGGAGCTCCAGCGTCGCGTGGAGGAGCTGCGGCCCAAGCCCGGGAGGAAGGGCCGATGAGGCCCGCGCGCTTGGCCCTGGCCGCCTGCCTGTGCCTGGCGGCCTGCTCGCGCAAGGCCGCCAGCCCCCCACCCGCCCGTCAAGGAGAGACCCCCGGCATGGCCATCTATCAGCAGCCTCAGCACCTCTTCACCTGCCAGGCCCCCGCGGACTGGCGCGTCCTCGAAGACCAGGGCGGGGCCCAGCGCGTCACCTTCCTGGGTCCGGCCTCCGGAACGACGCCTTTTTCGGCTTCCATCAGCATCTACCAATATCTCAAGGCGGGCTCCGTCTTCGACTCTCCCCAGGCCTATGCCCGGGCCCAGGCCACGGTCGGAGGCCAGGTCACTGCCCTCAAGCCCAGGGCTTGGCCGGGCGGGGAGGCCTTCGAGTTCAGCCAGGTCCGCAAGGGGCCGCACATCGGCGCGCTCAAGCCCGAGGCCCGCAGCGAGCTCACCGTGCTCATCCCGGTCAAGGACGGATTCTTCGCTTTGGCGCATTCCGCGCCCGAAGGCGCGCGCGAGCTCACCGCTCCGCAGTTCGAGGCTCTCGTCGGGAGCTTCCGCGCGGCGCCCTAGCCGGCCGCCCGGCGGCTACTCCCGGATGTTGAGGACCGCGGCCTCGTAGACCGTGATGTTCTCCCGGACCTGGCCGTTGGCGCCCAGGATACAGTTGGAGAGGTGCACGTCCTGGCCCACGGTCACGTTGTCGAAGAGGATGCAGTGGTCGAGCTTCGCCTGGGCGCAGATCAGCGCCCGGTCTCCCACCACGGTGTAGGGCCCGATCTGGGCTCCGGCCTCGATGCGGCAGCCCTTGCCGATGAGGCAAGGGGCGCGCAGGACCGCCTTGGGGTCGATGGCGCTGCCGCCTTCGACCCAGACGCCTTTGCGCGCCTCGGTGCCTGGGATGTTGATGTGGATGTTGCGGTCCAGGGCGTCGATCTGGCAGCGCCGATACTCGGAGAGGTTCCCCACGTCGGTCCAGTAGCCCTTCCACTCGTAGGCGTAGATGGGCTTGCGCAGCTTCAGCAGCTTGGGCCAGAGCTCATGGCCGAAGTCGTAGACCTTGCCGCGCGGGATGAGGCGCAGGACCTCGGGCTCGAAGAGGTATATCCCGGTGTTGACCATGTTGGAGAATACGTCGCTCCAGAGCGGTTTCTCCTTGAAGCCCCGGATGCGGCCGGAAGGCCCCAGCAGGGTCACGCCGTAATCGAAGCGGGAATCCACGGCCTTGACCGCCATGGTGGCTAGGGACTTATGCTTGCGGTGGAAGGCCAGCATGGCCGTAAGGTCGATGTCCGAGAGGCCGTCTCCCGACATCACGAAGAAGGGTCCGTCCTTGAGGAAGGGCTCGACCTTCTTGACCGCGCCCGCCGTGCCCATGAGCTTGGGCTCCGGGGAGTAGCGGATCTTGAGGCTCCAGCGCGAGCCGTCGCCGCAGTAGCCGCGCACCTGGTCGGCGTGGGCGAAGAGGTTGACCGCCACCTCTTTGATGCCGTGGCGCAGGAGGTTGTCCAGCACGTGGTGGATGACCGGCCGGTTGACCACCGGCACCATGGGCTTGGGGGTCTCATAGGTCAGGGGCCGCAGGCGCGTGCCCGCGCCGGCCGCCAACACGATGGCTTTGACCATGGGCTAGGCCAAGGTGGGCCCGATCCACTTCTTGGCCAGTTCCAGGAGTTCGGCCGTGCGCTTGGCGGAGTCCGTCTCCGCGTAGACGCGCATGAGCGGTTCGGTGCCCGAGGGCCGCATGAGCAGCCATTGGTCGCCCGCCAGGATGATCTTCAGGCCGTCGATCTGGGACAAGGACTGGATCTCCGCGCCCAGGATCTTCTTGGGCAGCTTCTTGATCAGCTTAGCCGCGAAGGCCGCCTTGTCCAGCACCGGCTTGTGCAGGCGCAGGTCCAGGCGCTTGAAATGCGAGGCCCCGTACTTGGACTCGATCTCCTTCCAGAGCTGGGAGGTCGTGCGCCCCGACATCGCGAGCATCTCCAAGAGCAGCAGCGCGCTGCGCAGGCCGTCGCGCTCGGCCAAGCCGCCCTGCCAGCCGTACCCCCCGGACTCCTCGCCGCCGATGACCGCGCCGCCCGAGGCCAGGCGCTCGGCCACGTGCTTGAAGCCCACCGGCAACTCCTCGAACGGCAGGCCGTGAGCCTTGGCGATGCGCGCAGCGATGCAGCCTAAGGACACCGTCTGCACGATCTTGCCTTTGAGCTTCTTGCGCGAAAGGAGATGGTCCACGATCATGGGGAAGACCTGGCAGGGGGTCAGGTAGGTGCCGTTCTCGTCGACCACGCCCACGCGGTCCGCGTCGCCGTCCAGGGCGATGCCGATCACGGCCTTCTCCGCCTTGACCCGGGCGCAGAGCTCCTTGAGATTGTCCGCCACGGGCTCGGGGGGGAGGCCCCCGAAGAGCGGGTCGTGCTCGCAGTGCATGGCGATCAGGCGCGGGGAGGGCAGGACCTCCTCCAGGAGTCCGGCGGCCGAGCCGTAGAGATAGTCGATCACGAAGGGCTTCTTGAGCCGCGCCCGGATGATCGGGAGGTTCGCTTTCGCGCGCAGATACTGCAGATAGGCCTCCCGGCCCGACTTGGCCTTGATCTCGG
It encodes:
- a CDS encoding phosphoglucomutase/phosphomannomutase family protein is translated as MDTIRFGTDGWRGVMARDFTFENVRRVAQAIADHLHDEILKSANRKKTPWAAPVVVGYDRRFQSEAFAREIVKVLEGNKLGAVFLAESLPTPAVSLLTQRSKGLGVVVTASHNPAAYNGIKIKFAGQTAPESLTGAIEACLDRTQPTRATEIKAKSGREAYLQYLRAKANLPIIRARLKKPFVIDYLYGSAAGLLEEVLPSPRLIAMHCEHDPLFGGLPPEPVADNLKELCARVKAEKAVIGIALDGDADRVGVVDENGTYLTPCQVFPMIVDHLLSRKKLKGKIVQTVSLGCIAARIAKAHGLPFEELPVGFKHVAERLASGGAVIGGEESGGYGWQGGLAERDGLRSALLLLEMLAMSGRTTSQLWKEIESKYGASHFKRLDLRLHKPVLDKAAFAAKLIKKLPKKILGAEIQSLSQIDGLKIILAGDQWLLMRPSGTEPLMRVYAETDSAKRTAELLELAKKWIGPTLA
- the metK gene encoding methionine adenosyltransferase, translating into MQRDNGKYFFTSESVTEGHPDKVCDQISDGVLDAVMKDDPTGRVACESFITRGMVIVGGEITTKTFVNVDALARQVIEEIGYDHHKYGFEAATCGVMNCIGRQSPDIAQGVDTGGAGDQGIMFGYACRETPEFMPLPIMLAHKLCRKLSDVRRANGLKYLGPDGKSQVTVEYVDGRALRVDTVVVSTQHTTEILDRSGKQITDKARAEITEAIIKPVLGKRLMDKDTKILINPTGKFVVGGPVSDTGVTGRKIIVDTYGGRAPHGGGAFSGKDPTKVDRSACYMARHIAKNVVAAGLADECTVQLAYAIGVAEPVGVYFNTHGTGQVDESRIEAAVRKHFALTPRGIIESLKLRRPIYRATAAFGHFGREEKGFEWEKTDKAEALREELLGKAPSKAGRKVLTAA
- a CDS encoding NDP-sugar synthase gives rise to the protein MVKAIVLAAGAGTRLRPLTYETPKPMVPVVNRPVIHHVLDNLLRHGIKEVAVNLFAHADQVRGYCGDGSRWSLKIRYSPEPKLMGTAGAVKKVEPFLKDGPFFVMSGDGLSDIDLTAMLAFHRKHKSLATMAVKAVDSRFDYGVTLLGPSGRIRGFKEKPLWSDVFSNMVNTGIYLFEPEVLRLIPRGKVYDFGHELWPKLLKLRKPIYAYEWKGYWTDVGNLSEYRRCQIDALDRNIHINIPGTEARKGVWVEGGSAIDPKAVLRAPCLIGKGCRIEAGAQIGPYTVVGDRALICAQAKLDHCILFDNVTVGQDVHLSNCILGANGQVRENITVYEAAVLNIRE